TGCTGATCATTACGTTAATCATATCTGTCCCGCTTGGTTTGGGAGCAGGTATCTATTTGGCAGAATACGCGAAACCTGGAAAATTGTTAAACTTTATTCGTTTGTGTATTGATACGATGGCATCGCTTCCTTCCATCGTGGTTGGATTATTCGGTTTGCTCGTGTTTGTTACGGCAACAGGCTGGGGGTATACAATCATTGGTGGTGCGCTTGCCATTACCATTCTCAATTTACCAAGCCTTGCACGTGTAAGTGAGAGTGCTATATTGGATGTTCCGGGGAGTGTGAAGGAGGCCAGCCTTGGTTTAGGCGCAACAAGGTGGCAAACAATCGTGAAAATCACCCTGCCTTCGGCGATGCCTCAAATCATTACAGGAGTTATTCTTGCCGCAGGCCGTATATTTGGAGAGGCAGCCGCACTAATCTATACAGCTGGATTAATGACACCAATCCTGAATCCGGCAGCAGATTTAAGCAATCCTGTGAACCCGTTTAATATCTTCCGGCCAGCTGAAACCTTGGCTGTCCATATCTGGAAGCTGAATTCGGAGGGCATTGTGCCAGATGCACAAGCAATCGCAACAAAATCAGCAGCGGTGCTCATTATTATGGTTTTGATCTTTAATTTGCTCGCACGTTTATTCTCGACTCTATTGCAAAAGCATTTCGAGGGAAGCAAAGGGAAAAAGAAAAAGACTCAGGCAGCTGCTTGATGATTGATAACAGGTATTCGATCGATAGGGGGATAATGACATGAGTGAAATAAAAGATAAAAAGCAGGAGATGGCCAT
This DNA window, taken from Pradoshia eiseniae, encodes the following:
- the pstA gene encoding phosphate ABC transporter permease PstA codes for the protein MNSRTVNKIWTGIFYIVAIFIVLLLGFLVFEILKRGWGFWDLSFLTGKSSNVEAGGGIGYQLWNSFYMLIITLIISVPLGLGAGIYLAEYAKPGKLLNFIRLCIDTMASLPSIVVGLFGLLVFVTATGWGYTIIGGALAITILNLPSLARVSESAILDVPGSVKEASLGLGATRWQTIVKITLPSAMPQIITGVILAAGRIFGEAAALIYTAGLMTPILNPAADLSNPVNPFNIFRPAETLAVHIWKLNSEGIVPDAQAIATKSAAVLIIMVLIFNLLARLFSTLLQKHFEGSKGKKKKTQAAA